CGTTAAGGTTTGATATATTATTATCAATTATATTTCCAAAGATTATCCAATTTAAAATGataatgtaattttttcaaGGAGTCCTATGACATCATTTCCAAAGATTTTCTTGCACACACAACAATCCTATGACATCAGATTTTCTTATTCCTATGACATCAATATCTTGTCATCATGATCATTGCATTCTATTCCCAAATCatcaatatcaataataataaatatcaacaaataccatatattttgctaatatattttatttcattttttattactaattactgtattttttcatatacttgATTAAagtacaatttaattttattataattaagcCATTAGGTGTGGTCTAGTGATGAGAAATTTTGATAGTATGCTAGAGGTCATAAGTCAatcttaaccaaaaaaattattataattttttttaattaattaattttttatatataaaataattacacaggAACAAAAAGTAGACGATCAACAAGCTACGCCGCTAATCCTTTTTGAATAGCAAAActcaatctttgaaaaactacatCTCTAGACGTATGCGTCACGACATTACAATGCATGAccttttgaactcttttcaaaagGTTTATAGCCACTGGTTCTAGAAACCCAAAAGTGTCGAAAGCAAACGGTATAAAAACGTGTTTATTGTCAAAACATGTTTTCTCATGTTGGCCATTTTGCTTGGTTAACTTGCTAACACAGTTTGTTACTTAACTAGCGAGCATCTCATGTATGTAAAAATTTAGGATTTTACattgttcgctacttaagtagagaacaACATTCGCTACATACTTAACAAACATTCTGATTTTACACGGTTGCTTACTTGAGAAGTGAATTGTGTTCGGTTCTTTACATGTCATGCAAACACCCTCTTTACATTTTGCTTAAAACATCCGTCCCACGGTAAAATCACCAACCCCTAATCTTACAAGTGGAGAAACTCCAgtcagtggcggagccagaaaTTTTATGGAGCCTGGGCAAAATTTAAGTCTAACAAGTTTTGTCCTAAATTAACccctaaaattttcaatttatcttaattttaaataaaaaatctcaattttaccCTAAACTAACTcctaaaatcttaattttaCCCTAAACTAACTGTTAAAAATACCACAATTTTTTGTGAGAGCCTGGGCACTTGCCTAGGCTTGCCCTAATGTGGCTCCGCCCATAACTCCAGACAAATCTACACAAGCatgtttccaaaaaaaaaattatttaaaaaaaagaaattttcattttctattttaaaaaaatcattttttaaaatatcaatatttGTGTCGCTTTCACATTTattcttaatatttttattttctattttttaaaaatatttgttttacaaaaaaaattgaaaaataaaaaatattaagacTAAAGGTGAAaccaaattattttaatttatcataaatataccaacatccattttattttttattttttaatattttttaattaaatcttatcataatttatttcaataaatttattattttctaatattttttaaatgtttgatatattttattcattactttttaggtaacataaatataattaacttcaataaatatattatatctttttattttttgttatatcttatcttaaaatcaaatgtttaaaattgtttaaattatttgttaattCTTTATATTTTGGCGTTatattcaaacaaaacaaaaaaaaattcaattattacTTAAGTTAGTGATCAAACTTGAATACtttttattgataatataaTTTGAACTTAATCTAAAATTGAGAATCTTactttaatttagaaatttaattgTTGCAAACtttaattaaagaaattatgaaaatcacaaatttgaatattagaggacaaaacttacatgcattttcatacatgcatttcttacttttcctctcacaaagaggtagttttttttattaaaaaataattttcttttattttttcaaaatgaaaaaacacaaataaccacctctttgtgagtggaaaagtaagaaatgcatgtatgaaaatgcatgtaagttttgtccttattcacatttttttaaataatacacattttattttccCTCATTTTCATGTGTTACATATGACTCTAGAAGTCATATATATCAATCACACCACCGGCCAATTACATGTAGCTCACCGCCAACGAATTatgaagtttaaattaaaaatttaattttaataaagcATACACAATTTTCTTGTTCCCATGTATTTAATATGACTTTTTGAGTCATGCCATATAAATCACCAAAAACACCTACGACCAATTATTAAATGCATAACACCATCAATATTATAATTCAttctccttatttttatttttcctgtACTACTACttgtataattatttttctgattttttatttcttttcatattttcttttgtatttttctcttttgtttccTTTCATCTTTTTTGCAAacatctataaaataaaaaacaattatgcaaacttatgaaatacattactactataaaaataaaattatatatcctATAATTTTTTGCAaaactattaaaataaatttatgttaaaaCAAACAAGACCTTAGTCTCTCACACACACCTGAGAAGTGATCCAACATTAGAAAATGATCCAAGTTCCTCAAAATAACTATCTACAACCCTCGTTATTTTTCTTAAGTCATTAGTGTTAGATCGTCTGAGTTCACTATTATGTAATGATATATTCTATTGATAACAATAAtctgaaaatatttttattgtataaCAATAAATCTATtgatgagggtataataggaagataaggtgcaaaaatccaatttcttaatttggtgttactATTTTAAATGGacactaaaaaaaaacagagggagtaatattttttgaatgtttgatatattttattcattacttATTAGGTAGtataaatatttcaacaaactaaatatattatatctttttatgttttgttatatCTTAACTTAAaaccaaatttttaaaattgtttaaattaGTTGTTATTTCTTTATATTCCGGCATTAcattcaaacaaaacaaaaaacaaaagcataCTTATAGAGTACATTGctattacaaaaacaaaagtatatGGCCCCGTTTGGCCAggcttattttctacttttataATTCTCTTTAAACGaattagataaataaaaaattatgtttgatCCTATTTCTCTTTGCTTAAAAATTTTAGTAATTCACTCGTAATGTATTAAGAACGCGTAATGTAGTGGTTCACTCGTAATGTAGTGATTCACAAACACTATCaatatgtttgttttgtgaatCTCTCCCCTTATTAGTAAAGTGATTTTGTGAATTTGTTCCCTTAGtgtgtttgttttattaattttactgagccttttttttctctctttttgaagttgttcGGAAATGGTCTTACAAGTTTCATTTCAACACATGTTTAAGAAGAGGTCCACGGCACATAATACTTAAAGAAGCACCATACACCAGTAGGCAGTAGCCAAAGAGAATAtgctagaaaataaaaatgaaaccaAAGAGAACATATATAACATAGTAATGGTGCATTTTACTTGATATCAACAATAAACCATAGTAAAACTTTTGCTTTCAACAAGTTGGAATGTTAGAAAGGAAACTTTTGCCAAAGAGAATAtgctagaaaataaaaacgaaaGTTGGAATGTTTAGAAAGGAAAATTTTGCTTTCAACAATGAACCATAGTAAAGTTTTAACAAGTATCGGGAGAGGTTCGCTACTTAGGTCCTTAATCATTTTCTTCATGAAGAAGAATAAAGTTTTAAGCTTTGAACAATTGCTTTTGAAGTGTCGGGAGAGGTTGAGTCGCATAGTTGAGGTAATAAAATGAGTTTTATTGTTGCCATTGTAAAATGAGTTTCTGTAGTTTAAATACTAATTTATTATTGGTTTTTGTAGATTGATACAAAGGAATTCAAGAAGGAGATTGAGCATTTCATCTCTCAAGGCCTCGTGGAGAGGGACGAACATGACCCAAATACCTTTAACTATATTCCTTAGGCGGGAGATACTGATGAATATATCTGCACATATGTTAGTGCTGGAGTACATTCCTTGACCACAACATGCAACTCATGGtagtaaataaaattacatgAATTCAGTGAGTGTATGTACTTATACTACACAAGTTAAGCAATATTGTCAGTAAAAGTATTTGTCTTGTTTGGCTGTACTTATGATGAAGGATAATAACTCTGACTCACTATCTTATTTTAAACTCTGCCTACATTGACGGCTACAAATTACATGTACTTGAAGTTACATGGATATTTTCACTTCTTCCCTATCATTCAGCTATTATGTGATTGAATCTTCTTCATTTGGCGGTTTGCTTTAAATAATTGGGAGGTGGTAGAAAAATACATTAATGAGTGTTATTTACATTGTGTGAATTTAACCTTGTATATACgctctttttcaaaaaaacctTATATATACGCTTAACAATTGCATGTTCAATACGAGTACTCGTTCAATACAAACCATCAAATTGAGAATCTCctgcattaaatatttttcattcctCTTACTTGGTTTGTTTGCATTGCAATGGCTACTTCTTTGGTGATTAGTTTTTGGGTAATAATAAGCTTGTTTGGTTGTGTTTCTGCTCAACATCCACGGGCTTTCTTTGTTTTTGGAGATTCGCTAGTAGACAGTGGTAACAATGATTTTCTTGCTACCACGGCTGGAGCTGATAATTATCCTTATGGCATTGATTATCCGTCTCACAGACCTATTGGACGTTTCTCTAATGGATATAACATCCCCAACCTAGTCAGTATGATCGAGTTTATCATTATATtagattatttttaaataaataaacaaacatgTTGATTATCATTTGTCATtgtttgctacttaagtagcgaactgaGTTTACACTTTAAGTAGTGAACTATATTTTTCTAGATTTTACACCCTTTTAACACTTGTTGATTATCTAGCGAGTGGATAATTTTCGAATTTCAAGGGACACACGAGAAAGATAGAGGGTGAGTGATAGTTGTAGGACTTTCTTTAATGTTCCAACCTTTGCTTATTTTGCCTTGTTGGTGTTGCACCTTAAGTAGCaaaccataatttttttgtccGAAGTCCAACGTTTGCACCATCATGCTTcccatgattatttttttaaaaaaaaacacacaattgGATAATTAAAGTGCgaattgattttgtaatttaactagtaaacattataaaaatctaattatTTTGTCCTCTCACcccatgaaaaaaaattagatttaacTAACGaaccattttttcttttaattttaaattttacatttGTACACATTCACAACAAATTACCTCTATATCAAGACACCCCTATACTCATTCAATCACAAACACCAGGGGTAGTTTCTTCTCTAGTAAAGGCATAAAACTTTGCCATTTATACTATCCAATCCATGGACAAACATCCAAAGACTACTAGTTTTTATTTCTTGTATACTAATAACATGGAACATTGTTCATGGATTGAAGCTCAATAAAGACTACATGGAATATTTAGTTTCTTGTATACTAATAACATTGTTCATAGAACAATGTTATTAGTCAACATTGATCCATAAACCAAATATTATGGATCATAGAATTGgagctcgatgttgattagatcattatacTGCGGTGGTCAACATTGTTTTGGAGCTCTAACTTGTGGTATCTTATAGATCATAGAATTTCTCTGGTCTtaaggcatttgagagaaattgaggacggacgaagaaaatgatagtatatTTTGGATCACAgacatatcattttctcgctacactctacaCAAATGACTAGTCGACGAAGttggtggtatttgtaaccATGGAGGAGAGTTGTATCAATAAAGATATAATTACCGCTAtgattcgatatcatttaacttttgttggatGTAGTCTTAACTAGATGTTGTATCTTGGGATCATTGTAGCCACATTGATAAATATGTTATCCCCATGAGAGTCTTTTTCAAAATGTTtacttcaaattaaatatacacaattgattttgcccaacttggagaatgttagaatattttctaatatattttgtggactgcaatcaattgtggattttggttttaataaaaatgggTTGATGTtattgtgatccatttgatgatgttGTCCAATAagtgtgatcagtaataatgggctttggacactaattctgatttgtgtaaaAATAAAGTGTAGGCCCAATCCATGACGGGAGGTACTAGGGTTGTACTGTGACGTCAATATCTTCCACTTGTTTTCAAACCAAGAGCAGTTGCATAAAATTCGTCACGGTTGATACAATCTTTGTGTGGCGGGGAAAAGTTTTACCATTCCCCTCCTTCTAGAGCCAATTGTTCCGGCATATAATACTATAGATTTAAGTATGAGATTGAGTAAGTTTTGCCATATGCTTATAATGACTCATATATATGAGTTTTCTTAGAGATAATGGAGGGAGTGGTTTATATGGAGTAGTGAGGGTCATGGTGGAGTAAGAACATaaagcagtgatatatttttaagACCAAGTCCTTTTGAACCTCTCTGACTTGAGCGAGTGGCCCAATTAGGCATGTTGGGCTTGAGTATTTCACCCAGTACaagtaatataatatatatattttttaatcatatcatatagttgtgtcaaaaaaaatcatatcatttagtaatataatatatctctctataaaaaaaaaatatatcttagTTAGCACCAGTGACGGAGCCAGGATTTTTCAATAGTGGGGGcaccaaatatataaatttgtaacattaaatatataatctaaaaaatcttTCTTTTATAGATATATCCAATTTTATACTTTCACATTCATGAAGTgcttaaagttaaaattggaataaaagataaaaagttataaactataagctcaaacgatacttgaaataacatagaaaaaattataagtatgaaagaaaagtttttttttccaaacacaattttattttatcaaacaagcttatggGTCTTTTTgggataactttttttttaagcttatgcaaaacgacttattcaaataaataagtttttatatgttattataagttttttttgttgaaaacttggtatccagCTCAAGAACCGACTAATTCGAGAACCAATCTCACCGCCCATTGCGGGGGGTCTGTTTAAagctagagtttttttttaactctgTATATATGGACCaacccaccgaaattggcacgaacttgagaccttgagaggagcaaaCTCCAAGATCCTAAGCTATAACACCAttagaccaacccaagtgaatattattataaggttgttagtttatgaaaaatagcttataaaaatacagttttCGCGTTAGTGagaatttataaattaacataaaaaattatttgtataaattgttttacataagctcaaaaataactATTTCAAATGAACTCGAAATTATAAGATAGCTTATTTGTATTACCAAACAAATATTGATATTGCCTTGACAATGACTTGAATTCAGCCTAGTTACTTTTCAATTGATGATGGGTGAATGTGGGGGACTAGTTAAAATATCAACactaaaaattactaattgatgaTGGGTGAATGTGGAGGAGtagcatataaaaaaatttctcaaaaagTTTGTGCAGGCAAGTGCCCACATAACCCCCTGCCTGCCTCCGTCCCTGGTTAGCAcaccaaatatatttttaaaggaCCCATATAAATAAGTCTATTGCGTTGGTATACCGATTTTTATTCTTCATAATTAAAggttagatgttttctctccccaccccccgtgtttcttttatccccctgagtttccaattttgcccttgaaaaaacttcggttcgtagaaaccgaagtttttttttgccttgaaaacaaatttcggtttctaaaaaccggaatttactctgaatttgcactagaaaaaattcggtttttgcgaaccgaatttttcacaagggcaaaattggaatattggggggtataaaagaaacacggggggcccgaagagaaaacatctaaagGTTATACTGCTGGGTTAGGATTACGCAAGTTGAATAGTAGTGTATTGCCGCTGCAACATTCGGTTTCTCTCCGTCCAATCCAACTTTCTTTCACAGCTTCTTCTTCGGTGAGTTAGTTAATTCTCATATCTCAAAATTCtcttatttcaattttgttatCATAGCCCTGATTGTATAAGTATCACACTGTcacatattttgataaaatcTTACCTAGTTTATAAAATCAGTTTTGATTCGTTAATAGTATAACGATGATTTGGTGAATGAAATCAGTTTTATAAAAACTGTCTCCAAAACCATACCACCACTAGGGTAAACCATCACAATTCACATCCCTGTTTTTAAGGTAACCACTTTGACCGATTCTAACTAGTGGAATCATGATGGATATTGGTGGGTGGGAGTGTCACATAATTTTGTCCAAAGTTTAATTTTGTTGAAATTCAATTTCCTATGAGTAGTTGGAAAAATATACAAGAGATcctctacaaaaaaaatacaagagatccaaaaaactatacaaatatataaaatttgtaaGCTAATAACACAGTAGAATCTAAAGCTATACATAGTACACCACGTTATTTTTTAAGTGTGCGTTAACAAATTATAACTAAAAACAATTATATACACCTTAATGTGCATGTCGCTAATGcacatattctaaaaaataagtaggTGTACGTTATTATCTTATAGGTATTTGCTAACGTACACCTACCTATATTTTTAGAAGGTGTGCGTTAGCAAGTTATAACtaaaaattagttaaataaACTATAAGGTGCATGTTGTTAAtgcacaccttcataaaaaAGAGTGGGTgtgccatatatatatatatatatatatatatatatgaacaaaaGGTGGACGGtcaacaagctgcgccgctaaaATTTTTTGTATAGTAAAACTGAATCTTTGAAAAATTACATTCGTAGACCTAGACACAATATTGCTATGCATTTTGAATTCTTTTCAAAATGTtactaaaattaatattaaactgtatatatatatttatttttctttctttcttttcaggTGCATTGTGACTATTTTTGAACGTTGCCCAAGATAAAATGGATCGCATTAGTGAATTGTCTAACCACATCTTGTCTGATATCCTAACAATATTATCCACAGAAGATTTGTTGAAAACCAGTATACTATCTAAAAGGTGGCACAAGCTTTGGACTTTATGTATAGATCTCTACTTTGATACCTCCAATGTGCTTGGAAGCAACAACGAGGAAGAATATGCCCCTACCGTAAAACCCGGATTTCACCTTACTATGAAGAGGCATCCTATTGTAATACTCGGAAAGAGACAACCTATAAAACTCACTATGAAGAGACGCGTCACTTTGGATGATGAATTTGTAAAACGAGTAGATCGATTTGTCAAGAATTTTCAGGGCACAATTATCAAGTCTTTCATGGTGAACTTTTGTTTAGATAAGGAACAAAGAAGAAGTATTGATCAATGGATAACTTTTGCAATTGCAAGGCAAGTTCAAAGAATCGATCTACTCTTTCTTGGAACGCCTTGTGCAAATCGCACTACTGGACTACACAATTGTTATAAATTTAACTTTGCCTTATTTTCAAAGACCGATGCTTCAACTCTAAACCACTGCGTCTTGAAAATTGTAGCATTTTCGATACCCGCGGCCTTGACACCGATGACTTTTCTCCATTCAAAAATTTGAGATCTCTATCATTGGAAGAAGTAAAATTGGATGGAACTTACCTTGGAAATATGATATCTAGTTGTCCATGGCTTGAACAGCTTTGTTTATTTTACTGTAAGTTCAGATACAAAATACTAAAGATAAAAAGTTCATCCTTATGTCATCTCAAGATTATAGGGTGCTATACGGTATCATATAGTAATCACCAGTTGGAAGTAAACTTGATTGATTTGAAATGCCTTAAACTCAATTCATTGGAGTACCATGGATATATATTGCGTGGATTGAATACCGTGGCAGTTGATACCCCTATGCTCAAAAGCATTGACTTCTCCATTTCGTTCAAAAAAGGTCTTGGATCATTTGCTTTCTGTGCAACTAAATTTCCCAAGCTTGAGATTATGCATGTGGACATATATTCTACGGTTAGTCATCAAGTAGTGTTggaagaatttattttttaatatatttttgtcttttgaaTCTTACATGTACGTACTTACTTGTTTAGGTCGCAGCTCCAAAAATAATTCAACCATTCAAACATCTTAAAGAGTTGAAGCTCAAACTTTCCTTGAGTTGGAAAATCTTAAATGACGTGGAGTATGATCTTTTGTGGATTTTAAACATCCTTCAAGCATCTCTTCTTTTGCAAAAACTTACGGTCATGGTGAGTGAGTTGGTGACTTtagttattaataataatacacaTGTTATACTccgtactttttttttattgttatccttctcattttatttcacaccttcataaataaatttacaattttgatattttaaaactacatatatttaaacacATATTCATTTATGAGGTGTGTTATTCAAACACATTTTCATTGGAATTCCAAGTTCTAGCTgggtaaaataaaatagttttaagtTTAAACCTATAATGTCATAAACTTATTTTTGAAGTTTGCTCTTCAGGCCCCTTAAAATGCCAAAGGCCCctcaaaaatccaaaaatactCTTGGATTTTGCGCCAGCTGTGTTTGGTTTCTAGGAACCTAAATAGATTAACTTTAGGTTGTAGAACATCACAAGTCAAAAAAACATCAGTTCGGTTTCTTCAACCTAAAGTCGCTTATGCTTGGTTTTTACAAACCAAACTCGTTTATGTTAGGTTTCTACAACCCAAAATAACATAGTTCGGACCGTATTTAGCGAATATGTGTTTTCCTCAATCATATCTTGTAGCCAACATAGTTTTTTAATAGGAAAAGTAGTATGTAACGTCAATTCAGTTTCTACAACCCGAATTTATTATGGTTTGGTTTCTAGAAACCAAACCTATATGTAAGATTGTAAGAATGTCACAGGACATGCCATTAACCTCCCAAACAACACAAGCCAAAATAACATTAGTTTGGTTTCTACAACCCAAAGTCGGTTATGTTTAGTTTCTACAAACCAAACTCGACCAAACTAACATGGcccgaatatatatatatatatatatatatatatatatatatatatatatatatatatatatagagagagagagagagagagagagagagagatagatagATTAGTTAGTTACGATGAATGAGGGATTCTGTACATGATAATATTAGTTCGCAAATAAGTCAATCTGATGTGCGTatgtgcgtttgatttgctaaaaattAAGGGACAAGACAACTccagttgtactgtgtttgattgtaaaactgtttcagaGACTGGACTCCCTCACTAAACCATAtcacaactttttgtcccaagtacaagttgtctaaaaatatcataaaagtttgttttttgctGTTCTGCCATGTGCTGTTCTgccttgtactgttctgtccagtacttaccctttaacaaatcaaacacacccgttttttaattttttttttcaattgttgtAGTCTACGATTTTTTAGCTTAATAGAATTCAACTATTGATTTTATTCCCCTCAGAAGTTGCAACTCTTCCTTTGGGGTATTTTAGTTTTATAGTgatacaagttttttttattagttttacataattttataagattttttatttgtattcatTGATATACATGTTTGCTAGCTTTTAATATCATTCTTgtttgtgattttatttttgtcagcTTGCATATCCACAGTTCCTTgaacataaaaaagatataagAGATGTTAAAACGTTCTCTCATGACGAAGTTAAAATTATTGAAATGGGAGGTTGTGTCGGCAATTGGTTTGAAATTGAGTTTGTTATG
This genomic interval from Trifolium pratense cultivar HEN17-A07 linkage group LG6, ARS_RC_1.1, whole genome shotgun sequence contains the following:
- the LOC123888949 gene encoding F-box/FBD/LRR-repeat protein At2g26030-like → MDRISELSNHILSDILTILSTEDLLKTSILSKRWHKLWTLCIDLYFDTSNVLGSNNEEEYAPTVKPGFHLTMKRHPIVILGKRQPIKLTMKRRVTLDDEFVKRVDRFVKNFQGTIIKSFMVNFCLDKEQRRSIDQWITFAIASIFDTRGLDTDDFSPFKNLRSLSLEEVKLDGTYLGNMISSCPWLEQLCLFYCKFRYKILKIKSSSLCHLKIIGCYTVSYSNHQLEVNLIDLKCLKLNSLEYHGYILRGLNTVAVDTPMLKSIDFSISFKKGLGSFAFCATKFPKLEIMHVDIYSTVAAPKIIQPFKHLKELKLKLSLSWKILNDVEYDLLWILNILQASLLLQKLTVMLAYPQFLEHKKDIRDVKTFSHDEVKIIEMGGCVGNWFEIEFVMNVLKYAKKLEQIVLGPYWNEEDSMDWNSDPTWFKSGRERINEKFRDEEVVGREKVVLI